The Streptomyces sp. NBC_00344 genome includes a window with the following:
- a CDS encoding NADH-quinone oxidoreductase subunit N, translating into MSSLVQSVDWLAIAPPTIVAATALIVLVSDLFVPERHKPLLGWGTVAGLAAAVLMLLPLRKGDRATFCLSGGHSACSYTADHFTLVIQLLVIGGALLTALLSISETGGDGLPAGEYWFLLLASASGAALLPASRDLATLVVALEVASLPAFALVGIRRGNRLSAEAALKFFLSSVTATAVMLLGVSFVYAATGTLHLTRIATAQVDPQLDTLAQAGVVLTLVGFAFKTAAAPFHFWVPDTYVGAPLPIAGYLSVVGKAVGFSGLILVTVIAFPDYADVWGPAIAALAALTMTVGNVAALRQIASRAHSAVRLLAWSSVAQAGYLLVPIAAAAYTSDDEIGSTVAYALMYAVVNLGAFGVAALVARTGPGKRITDYRGLYATRPYTALAMAFFLLCLAGLPPGIIGLFAKVVVFQSAVDAGLGWLAVLMAVNVVLALYYYLRWTAVLFRRPEHPPAAAPAGQRVPAPLTAAVGLAAAAGVALSGAPQLALHFASGSLF; encoded by the coding sequence ATGAGCTCCCTCGTCCAGTCCGTCGACTGGCTCGCGATCGCTCCGCCCACCATCGTGGCGGCGACCGCACTGATCGTCCTGGTCAGCGACCTCTTCGTACCCGAGCGGCACAAACCACTGCTCGGCTGGGGCACGGTGGCCGGTCTTGCCGCCGCGGTCCTCATGCTGCTGCCGCTGCGCAAGGGCGACCGAGCGACTTTCTGCCTCTCGGGAGGCCACAGCGCGTGCAGCTACACCGCCGACCACTTCACCCTGGTCATCCAGCTCCTGGTCATCGGCGGCGCCCTGCTCACCGCACTGCTGTCCATCAGTGAGACCGGCGGCGACGGGCTCCCGGCGGGCGAGTACTGGTTCCTGCTGCTCGCGTCGGCATCGGGCGCCGCGCTGCTGCCCGCTTCCCGTGACCTCGCCACCCTCGTCGTCGCCCTCGAGGTCGCCTCCCTGCCGGCCTTCGCCCTCGTCGGCATCAGGCGCGGCAACCGGCTCTCCGCCGAAGCGGCGCTGAAGTTCTTCCTCTCGTCCGTCACCGCGACCGCCGTGATGCTGCTCGGCGTCAGCTTCGTCTACGCGGCGACCGGCACCCTGCACCTCACCCGGATCGCCACCGCCCAGGTCGACCCGCAGCTCGACACCCTCGCCCAGGCCGGTGTCGTCCTCACCCTGGTCGGTTTCGCCTTCAAGACCGCCGCCGCGCCCTTCCACTTCTGGGTCCCGGACACCTACGTCGGTGCCCCGCTTCCCATCGCGGGCTATCTGTCGGTGGTCGGAAAAGCGGTCGGCTTCTCAGGGCTCATCCTGGTCACCGTCATCGCGTTCCCCGACTACGCGGACGTCTGGGGGCCGGCCATAGCGGCGCTCGCCGCGCTGACGATGACGGTCGGCAATGTGGCCGCCCTGCGCCAGATCGCCTCCCGGGCGCACAGCGCGGTCCGGCTGCTCGCCTGGTCATCGGTCGCCCAGGCCGGCTACCTGCTGGTGCCGATCGCCGCCGCCGCGTACACATCGGACGACGAGATCGGCTCCACCGTCGCGTACGCGCTGATGTACGCGGTGGTGAACCTCGGCGCGTTCGGTGTCGCCGCGCTGGTCGCCCGTACCGGGCCCGGCAAGCGGATCACCGACTACCGCGGTCTCTACGCCACCCGTCCGTACACCGCGCTCGCGATGGCCTTCTTCCTGCTCTGCCTGGCGGGCCTGCCGCCCGGCATCATCGGTCTCTTCGCCAAGGTCGTCGTCTTCCAGTCCGCTGTCGACGCCGGACTGGGCTGGCTGGCCGTCCTCATGGCCGTCAATGTCGTCCTCGCGCTGTACTACTACCTGCGGTGGACCGCGGTCCTCTTCCGTAGGCCGGAGCACCCGCCCGCCGCGGCGCCCGCCGGGCAGCGCGTCCCGGCCCCGCTCACCGCGGCCGTCGGGCTGGCGGCCGCCGCCGGTGTCGCCCTCTCCGGGGCGCCCCAGCTGGCGCTGCACTTCGCATCGGGCAGCCTCTTCTGA
- a CDS encoding complex I subunit 4 family protein: MIDISASVMQYLLAFIVAGPLIGAVAALLPVRPSSLRHPSADGEGNPADRTALRLGVIVTGAVLLAAVVLALGFDRDHPSTMQATTDISWIPALDVHIHLGTDGISLPLLVLTALLTFLCALYSCFNLPAGPSPKAFVALVLVLESGTLATFAVLDLLLFFLAFEMVLIPMYFLIARWGGARKQAAAWKFILYTVLGSVVMLLGLLLIGVKSGTFDMVTLATDNGRGLTHTTQVLAVLAIAAGLAVKTPMWPLHSWLPDAHTAAPTVGSVLLAGVMLKMGTYGFIRIALPIAPEGMHTFAPYLAAFAVAGIIYGSLACLALAKRGARGDLKRLIAYSSVGHMGFVLLGIASMTPTGVNGALFANIAHGLITGLLFFLVGALKDRYGTADLDTLAGATGAALYGRAPRLGGLLAFAAVASLGLPGLAGFWGEMLTMFGAFDPARGLSRPAFLTFMSVAAFGTLLTAGYLLLVVRRVCMGGAPQEQLQGPERRADGESGAETPQGGATPVGGIQDVRTYEVMTWTPLVALTVLAGLWPAVLLGLTDPAVQKLLAGGKA, encoded by the coding sequence ATGATCGATATCAGCGCATCCGTGATGCAGTACCTTCTGGCGTTCATCGTCGCCGGCCCGCTCATCGGTGCGGTGGCAGCACTGCTGCCCGTCCGCCCGTCGTCCCTCCGCCACCCGTCGGCGGACGGTGAGGGGAACCCGGCCGACCGGACCGCCCTTCGCCTGGGCGTGATCGTCACCGGCGCTGTCCTGCTCGCCGCGGTCGTTCTCGCGCTCGGCTTCGACCGGGACCATCCCTCGACGATGCAGGCCACCACCGACATCAGCTGGATCCCCGCGCTCGATGTGCACATCCACCTCGGCACCGACGGCATCTCGCTCCCCCTCCTCGTGCTGACCGCGCTGCTGACCTTCCTCTGTGCGCTCTACAGCTGCTTCAACCTGCCCGCAGGCCCCTCCCCTAAGGCCTTCGTCGCGCTCGTCCTGGTCCTGGAGTCCGGCACTCTCGCCACCTTCGCCGTCCTCGACCTGCTGCTCTTCTTCCTGGCCTTCGAGATGGTCCTCATCCCGATGTACTTCCTGATCGCCCGGTGGGGCGGCGCCCGGAAGCAGGCGGCCGCCTGGAAGTTCATCCTCTACACGGTGCTCGGCTCCGTGGTTATGCTGCTGGGCCTCCTCCTCATCGGTGTGAAGAGCGGCACATTCGACATGGTGACACTCGCCACTGACAACGGCCGCGGCCTCACCCACACCACCCAGGTCCTCGCGGTACTCGCCATCGCGGCCGGCCTCGCCGTCAAGACCCCCATGTGGCCGCTGCACAGCTGGCTCCCCGACGCCCACACCGCCGCCCCCACCGTGGGATCGGTGCTGCTGGCGGGGGTGATGCTCAAGATGGGCACCTACGGATTCATCCGGATCGCGCTTCCCATCGCACCCGAAGGCATGCACACCTTCGCGCCCTACCTCGCGGCCTTCGCCGTCGCCGGCATCATCTACGGATCGCTCGCCTGCCTGGCCCTCGCCAAACGCGGCGCCAGGGGCGACCTCAAGCGGCTCATCGCCTACTCGTCCGTCGGGCACATGGGCTTCGTGCTCCTGGGCATCGCGTCGATGACCCCCACCGGCGTCAACGGCGCGCTCTTCGCCAACATCGCCCACGGGCTCATCACCGGCCTGCTGTTCTTCCTGGTCGGCGCTCTGAAGGACCGCTACGGCACCGCGGACCTGGACACCCTGGCCGGAGCGACCGGCGCGGCACTCTACGGCAGGGCCCCCCGCCTGGGCGGCCTGCTCGCCTTCGCCGCCGTGGCGTCGCTCGGGCTGCCGGGACTCGCCGGGTTCTGGGGCGAGATGCTGACCATGTTCGGTGCGTTCGACCCCGCCCGCGGCCTCAGCCGCCCCGCCTTCCTGACCTTCATGTCCGTCGCCGCCTTCGGCACCCTGCTCACCGCCGGCTATCTGCTGCTCGTGGTCCGCCGCGTCTGCATGGGCGGCGCACCACAGGAACAGCTCCAGGGGCCGGAACGGCGGGCGGACGGAGAGTCCGGTGCGGAAACACCACAGGGCGGAGCGACACCGGTCGGCGGCATCCAGGACGTCCGGACCTACGAGGTCATGACCTGGACCCCGCTCGTCGCCCTCACCGTCCTCGCCGGCCTGTGGCCCGCGGTCCTCCTCGGCCTCACCGACCCGGCCGTGCAGAAGCTCCTCGCAGGAGGCAAGGCATGA
- a CDS encoding NADH-quinone oxidoreductase subunit 5 family protein: protein MTTTTLAVLVPLLPFLGAVAGLLFGRTAPGFTRPLAVLPTLAAAVLAVVVAVRQGGGHTIDAVTRLTPTGSVPVDLSLHIDGFAALVAVLVVTVAGCVQIYSTGYLRDDPRYPSYAAIVSLFTSAMLLVVYSGDLMVLLVGWEVMGICSYFLVGHYWETPEARAASLKAFLVTKMGDVPFLIGLFALATDAGTFRITGILQTVADGALHHPTLVALLLLAGVAGKSAQFPLHTWLPDAMAGPTPVSALIHAATMVAAGIYFVARLLPVFAASSAAMIVLAVMAAVTMVGSALAALAQDDIKRVLAYSTIGQLGYMSGALASGDRGAAVFHLLSHGAFKALLFLGAGVVIHAAGTNSLAAMSRMDHLAKRIPDAFWTMTIALLALAAIPPFAGFFSKESVLGAAEHTAFGHSSIAPAGAGWTVLVSGLVTALLTAAYATRLWLLAFRGRGTEAPDHGKQPLVMNGVLWLLAVPTIGFGLTAGAISDWFDGQSLAPALTTSVLSTGVALVGGLMTYGTWRTVRFREAVTGLSRPELGAAAVTAHPDAGPATVEAEAIATHTAAYGNIASAPDPADPGRLLLGPLHRHAASGFHLDALYSALFVRPVLAAAQLVRFLDREVIDTYVRGASALPRWLGAAVRRAQTGNVQTYLSALLAGSVVLAIAAVALANAYAGS, encoded by the coding sequence GTGACCACGACGACCCTCGCCGTCCTCGTCCCCCTCCTTCCCTTCCTGGGTGCCGTGGCCGGCCTTCTGTTCGGCCGCACCGCACCGGGGTTCACCCGGCCGCTGGCGGTCCTTCCGACCTTGGCCGCGGCTGTGCTGGCCGTGGTGGTCGCGGTACGCCAGGGCGGCGGCCACACCATCGACGCGGTGACCCGGCTCACTCCCACCGGCTCGGTCCCGGTCGATCTGTCCCTGCACATCGACGGATTCGCCGCGCTGGTCGCCGTGCTGGTGGTGACCGTCGCGGGCTGTGTGCAGATCTACTCGACGGGCTATCTGCGCGACGACCCCCGCTATCCCTCGTACGCGGCGATCGTCTCCCTCTTCACCTCCGCGATGCTGCTGGTCGTCTACTCGGGCGACCTGATGGTGCTGCTGGTCGGCTGGGAGGTCATGGGCATCTGCTCGTACTTCCTCGTCGGTCACTACTGGGAGACGCCCGAGGCCCGAGCCGCCTCCCTGAAGGCCTTCCTGGTCACCAAGATGGGCGATGTCCCCTTCCTGATCGGGCTGTTCGCACTCGCCACCGACGCCGGCACGTTCAGGATCACCGGCATTCTGCAGACGGTCGCCGACGGCGCACTGCACCACCCCACACTCGTCGCGCTGCTGTTGCTGGCGGGCGTCGCGGGTAAGTCCGCACAGTTCCCGCTGCACACCTGGCTGCCCGATGCGATGGCCGGCCCCACTCCGGTCTCGGCGCTGATCCACGCGGCCACCATGGTCGCCGCCGGTATCTACTTCGTCGCCCGGCTGCTTCCCGTCTTCGCCGCGTCATCGGCCGCCATGATCGTCCTTGCGGTCATGGCCGCCGTCACCATGGTCGGTTCGGCGCTCGCCGCTCTCGCGCAGGACGACATCAAACGGGTCCTCGCCTACTCGACCATCGGACAGCTCGGCTATATGTCCGGCGCCCTGGCATCCGGTGACCGCGGCGCCGCGGTCTTCCACCTCCTGTCGCACGGCGCGTTCAAGGCACTGCTCTTCCTCGGCGCCGGTGTGGTCATCCACGCCGCCGGCACCAACTCGCTGGCTGCCATGAGCCGGATGGACCACCTGGCCAAGCGGATCCCCGACGCGTTCTGGACGATGACCATCGCCCTGCTCGCGCTCGCCGCCATCCCACCCTTCGCCGGGTTCTTCTCCAAGGAGTCCGTCCTCGGCGCCGCCGAGCACACGGCCTTCGGGCACAGCTCCATCGCCCCTGCGGGTGCGGGCTGGACCGTACTGGTCTCCGGCCTGGTCACCGCCCTGCTGACCGCCGCCTACGCCACCCGCCTCTGGCTGCTGGCGTTCCGCGGCAGGGGAACGGAAGCCCCCGACCACGGCAAGCAGCCCCTGGTCATGAACGGCGTGCTCTGGCTCCTCGCCGTCCCCACCATCGGCTTCGGCCTCACCGCGGGAGCCATCAGTGACTGGTTCGACGGTCAGAGCCTCGCCCCGGCCCTCACCACTTCCGTGCTGAGCACGGGCGTGGCGCTCGTCGGCGGCCTGATGACCTACGGCACCTGGCGCACCGTGCGATTCAGGGAGGCCGTCACCGGCCTCTCCCGCCCCGAGCTGGGTGCCGCCGCCGTCACCGCCCACCCCGACGCCGGCCCGGCGACGGTCGAGGCGGAGGCCATCGCGACCCACACCGCGGCCTACGGCAACATCGCGTCCGCCCCCGACCCGGCCGACCCCGGCCGTCTCCTCCTCGGCCCGCTCCACCGGCACGCGGCGAGCGGCTTCCACCTCGACGCGCTCTACTCGGCGCTGTTCGTACGCCCTGTGCTCGCCGCAGCCCAACTGGTCCGCTTCCTCGACCGCGAGGTCATCGACACGTATGTACGCGGCGCGAGTGCTCTACCGAGGTGGCTGGGCGCTGCCGTCCGCCGGGCCCAGACCGGCAACGTGCAGACCTACCTCAGCGCCCTGCTCGCCGGCTCCGTCGTCCTGGCCATCGCCGCCGTCGCCCTTGCCAACGCCTACGCCGGATCGTGA
- the nuoK gene encoding NADH-quinone oxidoreductase subunit NuoK, translated as MHLAYPAVLAVLLFCTGLYGVLARRNVILVLMSVELMLNAVNLNLVAFDVWLRDTLHAGQALTLFTIAIAAAEIGIGLAIVLAVYRGRGTTDVDKLRDTAEPPGPGGPDDPDRAPDTPADPEDREEKAEAAA; from the coding sequence ATGCACCTCGCCTATCCCGCCGTGCTCGCCGTCCTGCTCTTCTGCACCGGGCTGTACGGAGTCCTGGCCCGGCGCAACGTGATCCTGGTTCTGATGTCCGTCGAGCTGATGCTCAACGCGGTCAACCTCAATCTGGTCGCCTTCGACGTGTGGCTGCGGGACACCCTGCATGCCGGCCAGGCGCTCACCCTCTTCACCATCGCCATCGCGGCCGCCGAGATCGGCATCGGCCTGGCGATCGTCCTGGCCGTGTACCGGGGCCGCGGTACCACCGATGTCGACAAGCTCCGGGACACGGCCGAACCGCCGGGTCCCGGCGGACCCGACGACCCGGACCGGGCTCCGGACACGCCGGCAGATCCCGAAGACCGCGAGGAGAAGGCAGAGGCTGCCGCGTGA
- a CDS encoding NADH-quinone oxidoreductase subunit J family protein, translated as MSLAAAVSAASAVSSAGHPGFLSPSGVEIVFLLVGIATLGAAVITVTTRQLVHAALWLIVALGGLAVEYLLLTAEFIAWVQVLIYVGSVVVLLLFGLMLTRAPIGRSPDADSENRWVALVVAAAAAGSLVWVVVDAFRTTWVNLHGPVQGSTEVTGQILFRHWVLPFEALSVLLLAALVGAIVLSRKSSREQR; from the coding sequence GTGAGCCTCGCCGCTGCCGTTTCCGCCGCTTCCGCCGTTTCCTCTGCGGGCCATCCCGGCTTCCTTTCCCCGTCCGGTGTCGAGATCGTGTTCCTGCTGGTGGGTATCGCCACCCTCGGCGCCGCCGTCATCACCGTCACGACCAGGCAGCTGGTGCACGCCGCACTCTGGCTGATCGTGGCGCTCGGCGGCCTGGCCGTCGAATACCTGCTGCTGACAGCCGAGTTCATCGCCTGGGTCCAGGTCCTGATCTATGTCGGGTCGGTGGTCGTCCTGCTGCTCTTCGGGCTGATGCTCACCAGGGCCCCCATCGGCCGCTCCCCGGACGCCGATTCGGAGAACCGGTGGGTTGCCCTGGTGGTGGCCGCGGCCGCCGCCGGTTCACTGGTCTGGGTCGTCGTCGACGCGTTCCGCACGACCTGGGTCAATCTGCACGGACCCGTCCAGGGGTCCACCGAAGTCACCGGTCAGATCCTCTTCCGGCACTGGGTGCTGCCCTTCGAAGCCCTGTCCGTGCTGCTGCTCGCGGCACTCGTCGGCGCGATCGTCCTGTCCCGCAAGTCCAGCAGGGAGCAGCGCTGA
- a CDS encoding NuoI/complex I 23 kDa subunit family protein: MPPIPGSGLAKGLAVTLRTMTKKTVTAQYPDVQPELPPRSRGVIGLFEENCTVCMLCARECPDWCIYIDSHKETVPAAAPGGRERSRNVLDRFAIDFALCMYCGICIEVCPFDALFWSPEFEYAETDIHELTHERDKLREWMWTVPAPPALDPAAEEPKELAAARRTADKLAAEKAEQAEQAEQAEQAQQGDQREGDA, from the coding sequence GTGCCCCCCATCCCCGGATCCGGCCTGGCCAAGGGCCTCGCCGTGACGCTCCGCACCATGACGAAGAAGACCGTCACCGCGCAGTACCCGGACGTCCAGCCCGAGCTCCCGCCGCGCTCCCGCGGCGTCATCGGGCTGTTCGAGGAGAACTGCACGGTCTGCATGCTGTGCGCCCGTGAATGCCCCGACTGGTGCATCTACATCGACTCCCACAAGGAGACGGTGCCGGCTGCCGCACCCGGTGGCCGGGAGCGCAGCCGCAACGTCCTCGACCGCTTCGCCATCGACTTCGCGCTCTGCATGTACTGCGGCATCTGCATCGAGGTGTGCCCGTTCGACGCGCTCTTCTGGTCCCCGGAGTTCGAGTACGCGGAGACGGACATCCACGAACTCACCCATGAGCGGGACAAGCTGCGGGAGTGGATGTGGACGGTCCCCGCGCCGCCCGCGCTCGATCCCGCGGCCGAGGAGCCCAAGGAGCTGGCCGCGGCCCGCAGGACGGCCGACAAACTCGCGGCCGAAAAGGCCGAGCAGGCCGAGCAGGCCGAGCAGGCCGAGCAGGCCCAGCAGGGTGATCAGCGGGAGGGGGACGCGTGA
- a CDS encoding complex I subunit 1/NuoH family protein, translated as MNDVLDVALRLIIVFAVFLVLPLAVGQTEHKVMAHMQGRLGPMYAGGFHGWAQLVADGVKFAQKEDIVPADADRRVFQLAPAVALLPYLLVLVVVPIGPGEGAVGQVVDAGIFFVLAVMGIGVLGSLMAGWASANKYSLLGGLRTAAQLLAYELPMLLTAASVAMAAGTVSLPGILDAFAWWWIPWQIVGGLVFFTAGLAELQRPPFDMPVADSEIIFGAYTEYTGLRFALFLLAEYAGIVVLCALSSVLFLGGWHGPWGSDGFGWVWMLLKTAVLAFGVIWLRVTYPRLREDQLQKLAWTVLIPLALAQIALTGIVKVAIS; from the coding sequence GTGAACGACGTACTCGACGTCGCCCTCCGGCTGATCATCGTCTTCGCGGTCTTCCTCGTGCTGCCGCTGGCTGTCGGTCAGACCGAGCACAAGGTCATGGCCCACATGCAGGGGCGTCTGGGCCCCATGTACGCGGGCGGCTTCCACGGCTGGGCGCAGCTCGTCGCGGACGGAGTGAAGTTCGCGCAGAAGGAGGACATCGTCCCGGCCGACGCCGACCGCCGGGTCTTCCAGCTGGCGCCGGCCGTGGCACTGCTCCCGTACCTGCTCGTCCTCGTCGTGGTCCCGATCGGCCCGGGGGAGGGCGCGGTCGGTCAGGTGGTCGACGCGGGCATCTTCTTCGTGCTCGCCGTGATGGGCATCGGCGTACTCGGCTCGCTGATGGCCGGCTGGGCATCGGCCAACAAGTACTCCCTGCTCGGCGGCCTCCGTACCGCCGCGCAGCTTCTCGCGTACGAACTGCCGATGCTGCTCACCGCCGCATCGGTGGCGATGGCGGCCGGTACGGTCTCTCTGCCGGGCATCCTCGACGCCTTCGCGTGGTGGTGGATCCCGTGGCAGATCGTCGGCGGTCTGGTCTTCTTCACCGCGGGTCTCGCGGAACTCCAGCGCCCGCCGTTCGACATGCCGGTGGCCGATTCGGAGATCATCTTCGGTGCGTACACCGAGTACACCGGTCTGCGCTTCGCGCTGTTCCTGCTCGCCGAGTACGCGGGCATCGTCGTGCTGTGCGCCCTGAGTTCCGTACTCTTCCTGGGCGGCTGGCACGGACCCTGGGGCAGCGACGGTTTCGGCTGGGTCTGGATGCTGCTCAAGACGGCGGTACTCGCCTTCGGCGTCATCTGGCTCCGGGTGACCTATCCGCGGCTCCGTGAGGACCAGCTCCAGAAACTCGCCTGGACCGTACTCATCCCGCTCGCCCTCGCGCAGATCGCGCTCACCGGAATCGTGAAGGTGGCGATCAGCTAG
- a CDS encoding NADH-quinone oxidoreductase subunit C, producing MTGNAYDRLPDAVTELFGEDATAEHSYDLLTVDVPAASWTDALQTARDSLGCTYFDWLSAVDEPDTGFRVCAHVAALGDGTVRRLLVRTTVPHAAPVLPSAVGIYAGASWHERETHEMFGVSFTGHPHLIPLLLPEGFEGHPLRKDFVLAARVVKAWPGAKEPGESSASHGGGARRRQMLPPGVPDPNEWGPQKGQLPPAPARPARTPRAAGDRPVRRTRSVSEGSAGQAPQAAPGGAAPQAPAPGTSAPETSTPETSAPQKPASQTAAPQTPAPQAAPGDAAPEASAPETPAVPGSAAAEPAATGDAAPAGPAAGEDAPWRNARPAFDPAGAEGAEPASGTGRRRDAEAGSGQEPRTGPEASNEPEPGAGNEAVGEPDSAVEPAPGPGDGDKPGSDREPGDKPEPAPDPGDKPDPEHRPDTPAGGDTA from the coding sequence GTGACCGGGAACGCGTACGACCGGCTGCCCGATGCCGTCACCGAGCTGTTCGGCGAGGACGCCACCGCGGAACACAGCTACGACCTGCTGACCGTCGACGTTCCTGCGGCGTCGTGGACCGATGCGCTGCAGACCGCCAGGGACTCTCTGGGCTGCACCTACTTCGACTGGCTGAGCGCGGTCGACGAGCCGGACACCGGTTTCCGCGTCTGCGCCCATGTTGCCGCGCTCGGGGACGGCACCGTGCGCCGTCTGCTGGTGCGCACCACCGTCCCGCACGCCGCACCGGTACTGCCGTCCGCCGTCGGGATCTACGCGGGCGCGAGCTGGCACGAACGTGAGACCCACGAGATGTTCGGTGTCTCCTTCACCGGTCATCCGCACCTGATCCCGCTGCTGCTGCCGGAGGGCTTCGAGGGCCATCCGCTGCGCAAGGACTTCGTCCTCGCCGCCCGGGTCGTCAAGGCCTGGCCCGGGGCGAAGGAGCCGGGTGAGTCGAGCGCCTCGCACGGCGGTGGCGCCAGGCGACGGCAGATGCTGCCGCCAGGAGTCCCCGATCCCAACGAGTGGGGGCCGCAGAAGGGCCAGTTGCCACCGGCCCCGGCCCGCCCGGCCCGCACCCCGCGGGCGGCGGGCGACCGGCCGGTACGTCGGACGCGCAGCGTCAGCGAGGGTTCCGCCGGCCAGGCACCGCAGGCTGCACCGGGGGGAGCCGCACCGCAGGCTCCCGCACCGGGGACCTCGGCACCGGAGACTTCCACGCCGGAGACTTCCGCACCGCAGAAACCGGCCTCGCAGACAGCGGCACCGCAGACACCTGCACCGCAGGCTGCACCCGGGGACGCGGCACCGGAGGCCTCGGCACCGGAGACTCCGGCAGTCCCCGGATCGGCGGCAGCCGAACCGGCGGCGACGGGCGACGCCGCGCCGGCGGGCCCGGCAGCCGGCGAGGACGCTCCCTGGCGCAACGCACGCCCCGCGTTCGACCCGGCCGGTGCCGAAGGCGCGGAGCCGGCGAGCGGCACCGGCCGACGCCGGGATGCCGAGGCGGGCAGCGGGCAGGAACCGCGCACCGGACCGGAGGCGAGCAACGAACCGGAGCCCGGCGCCGGAAACGAAGCCGTCGGCGAACCGGACTCCGCTGTCGAGCCCGCACCCGGGCCCGGCGATGGCGACAAGCCCGGATCCGACCGCGAGCCCGGAGACAAGCCCGAGCCCGCACCCGACCCCGGCGACAAGCCCGACCCCGAGCACCGACCCGACACCCCCGCCGGAGGCGATACCGCGTGA
- a CDS encoding NADH-quinone oxidoreductase subunit B: MDLTAPGTSATPEFLPEPRRLGVLSRLAPEPMKVVLNWGRRYSLWVFNFGLACCAIEFIAASMARHDFIRLGVIPFAPGPRQADLMIVSGTVTDKMAPAVKRLYEQMPEPKYVISFGACSNCGGPYWDSYSVTKGVDQIIPVDVYVPGCPPRPEALLQGILKLQEKIARESLGERYSTPSAAQLTSGLVTPPPVPGAEQ, translated from the coding sequence ATGGACCTGACGGCCCCCGGGACATCCGCGACCCCCGAGTTCCTGCCGGAGCCACGCCGTCTCGGCGTGCTCTCCAGGCTGGCACCCGAGCCCATGAAGGTGGTCCTCAACTGGGGCCGCCGCTACAGCCTCTGGGTCTTCAACTTCGGGCTGGCCTGCTGCGCGATCGAGTTCATCGCCGCCTCCATGGCCCGCCACGACTTCATCCGGCTCGGCGTCATCCCCTTCGCGCCGGGTCCGCGCCAGGCCGACCTGATGATCGTGTCCGGCACCGTCACCGACAAGATGGCCCCCGCGGTCAAGCGGCTGTACGAGCAGATGCCCGAGCCGAAGTACGTCATCTCCTTCGGCGCCTGCTCCAACTGCGGCGGCCCCTACTGGGACTCGTACTCGGTGACCAAGGGCGTCGACCAGATCATCCCGGTCGATGTCTACGTCCCCGGCTGCCCGCCCCGCCCCGAAGCGCTGCTCCAGGGCATCCTGAAACTCCAGGAGAAGATCGCCCGCGAGTCGCTCGGCGAGCGCTACTCCACCCCGTCGGCCGCCCAGCTGACGAGCGGACTGGTGACTCCGCCGCCGGTGCCGGGGGCGGAACAGTGA
- a CDS encoding NADH-quinone oxidoreductase subunit A yields the protein MPGPTVLAADQAADHAEYFHTYAVIGVLAVIGVLFVAVAFGAGRLLRPVVPTPEKLLTYECGVDPVGEGWAHTQVRYYVYGFLYVIFAVDSIFLFPWATVFAAGGYGATTLVEMFIFLGFLAVGLLYAWKKGVLEWT from the coding sequence GTGCCGGGACCGACCGTTCTCGCGGCGGATCAAGCGGCGGACCACGCGGAGTATTTCCACACCTATGCGGTCATCGGGGTGCTCGCGGTCATCGGCGTGCTCTTCGTCGCCGTGGCCTTCGGCGCCGGCCGGCTGCTGCGGCCCGTGGTGCCGACGCCGGAGAAGCTGCTGACCTACGAGTGCGGGGTCGACCCCGTCGGCGAGGGCTGGGCGCACACCCAGGTCCGCTACTACGTCTACGGCTTCCTCTACGTGATCTTCGCCGTCGACTCGATCTTCCTCTTCCCGTGGGCGACGGTCTTCGCCGCCGGAGGATACGGGGCGACCACGCTGGTGGAGATGTTCATCTTCCTCGGCTTCCTGGCCGTGGGACTGCTCTATGCATGGAAGAAGGGTGTCCTCGAATGGACCTGA